In one window of Erwinia tasmaniensis Et1/99 DNA:
- a CDS encoding DUF3820 family protein, with the protein MEKEHLIEMANTVMPFGKYKGRVLIDLPEEYLLWFARKDEFPQGHLGELMQMTLAVKIEGLEGLIKPLKQPQ; encoded by the coding sequence ATGGAAAAAGAACATCTGATTGAAATGGCTAACACCGTGATGCCCTTTGGTAAATACAAAGGCCGCGTGTTGATCGATCTGCCGGAGGAGTATCTGCTGTGGTTTGCCCGTAAAGATGAGTTTCCTCAAGGGCACCTCGGTGAACTGATGCAGATGACTTTAGCCGTCAAGATTGAAGGCTTAGAGGGATTGATCAAACCGTTAAAGCAACCACAGTAA
- a CDS encoding bile acid:sodium symporter family protein — protein sequence MGIFRIDPLMLKLIITVLLASFLPARGHFVDVFEWLTTAAIALLFFMHGAKLSREKIIAGGGHWRLHLWVMFSTFVLFPALGVLFVWWHPLQLSQEIYTGFMYLSILPATVQSSIALTSLAGGNVAAAVCSASASSLLGVFISPLLVSLLMNVHGDVPGGSLEQIGKIMLQLLVPFVVGHLSRRWIASWVERNRGLIGKTDQASILLVVYSAFSEAVVNGIWHRVGVMTLVWIVVGSLGLLFVVLAINLTAARLFGFNRADEITILFCGSKKSLANGVPMANILFPSAAVGIIVLPLMIFHQVQLMVCSMLAQRYRKAAEKQLVQQKETDSQAMAGPQK from the coding sequence ATGGGCATTTTCCGTATCGATCCACTGATGTTGAAACTGATTATTACCGTGCTGCTGGCTTCCTTCCTGCCCGCCCGCGGTCATTTTGTTGATGTATTCGAGTGGCTGACGACCGCTGCCATTGCCCTGCTGTTCTTTATGCACGGCGCAAAACTCTCACGCGAAAAAATTATCGCCGGTGGCGGACACTGGCGTCTTCATTTGTGGGTGATGTTCAGCACTTTCGTGCTGTTTCCCGCGCTGGGCGTGCTGTTTGTCTGGTGGCACCCCCTGCAGTTAAGCCAAGAGATCTATACCGGCTTTATGTATCTGTCGATACTGCCAGCCACCGTGCAGTCGTCAATAGCTCTGACTTCACTGGCCGGAGGCAATGTCGCGGCGGCGGTATGCAGCGCATCGGCCTCCAGCCTGCTGGGGGTATTTATTTCCCCTTTGTTGGTGAGCCTGCTGATGAATGTCCACGGCGATGTTCCGGGCGGCAGCCTTGAACAAATTGGCAAGATTATGCTGCAGCTGCTGGTGCCGTTTGTGGTCGGGCACTTATCCCGGCGCTGGATCGCCAGCTGGGTGGAGCGAAACCGCGGTCTGATCGGCAAAACCGATCAGGCTTCGATTTTGCTGGTGGTCTATTCGGCCTTTAGCGAAGCGGTGGTGAACGGTATCTGGCACCGGGTGGGTGTGATGACGCTGGTATGGATTGTCGTCGGCAGCCTGGGCCTGCTCTTTGTGGTATTGGCGATTAATCTTACTGCCGCACGCCTGTTTGGCTTTAACCGTGCCGATGAAATCACCATTCTGTTCTGCGGGTCGAAAAAGAGTCTGGCCAACGGCGTGCCGATGGCCAATATCCTGTTCCCCTCCGCCGCGGTCGGGATTATCGTGCTGCCCCTGATGATTTTCCACCAGGTACAGCTGATGGTCTGTTCAATGCTCGCGCAGCGCTATAGAAAAGCCGCAGAGAAGCAGCTTGTGCAGCAAAAAGAGACCGACAGCCAGGCGATGGCCGGGCCGCAGAAGTAA
- a CDS encoding LysR family transcriptional regulator, whose amino-acid sequence MNYTLRQLRVFVAVAKQGSFSQAGQSIGLSQSAVSHSIKELESEMGIRLLDRTTREVVLTEAGEQLASRLERMLEELNTTLLDVRSYGQQRSGTVRVAASQTISAHLMPQCLASSQLHYPEIKIMLRDRPQQWVLQSIRHAEVDFGIVIGPLQADDLQCEAILEEPFLLLCRQDDPLAHRQTVYWPMLNQRTLVLQDYSSGSRVLIDEALRLQQVQAEIVQEIGHPATLYPMVEAGIGISILPALALPLPQGSPLMVKRIVPEINRTVMLVRRKNRSLTPAAEVIWQEVRQQAEVLTRQRANTSAF is encoded by the coding sequence ATGAATTACACGTTACGTCAGCTGCGCGTCTTTGTCGCCGTTGCTAAGCAGGGAAGTTTCAGTCAGGCGGGGCAGTCAATTGGGCTAAGCCAGTCAGCGGTCAGCCACAGTATTAAAGAGCTGGAAAGCGAAATGGGCATTCGCCTGCTTGACCGTACTACGCGTGAAGTGGTGCTGACGGAGGCCGGGGAACAGCTCGCCAGTCGTCTCGAACGGATGCTGGAAGAGCTGAATACGACTCTTCTGGACGTGCGCAGCTACGGGCAGCAGCGTAGCGGAACGGTGAGGGTGGCCGCCAGTCAGACCATTTCTGCACATCTGATGCCGCAATGCCTTGCCAGCAGTCAGTTACACTACCCGGAAATCAAAATTATGCTACGTGACCGCCCGCAGCAGTGGGTACTGCAAAGCATCCGTCATGCGGAGGTTGATTTTGGCATTGTGATAGGTCCGCTACAGGCAGACGATTTGCAGTGTGAGGCCATTCTCGAAGAGCCGTTCCTGCTGCTGTGTCGGCAGGACGATCCGCTGGCGCACCGGCAAACGGTTTACTGGCCCATGTTGAATCAGCGTACGCTGGTGTTACAGGACTATTCATCCGGTAGCCGGGTGCTGATTGACGAAGCGCTACGTTTGCAGCAGGTGCAGGCTGAGATCGTTCAGGAAATAGGCCATCCGGCCACGCTCTATCCGATGGTGGAGGCTGGCATTGGTATCAGTATCCTTCCCGCGCTGGCGCTGCCGTTACCGCAGGGCAGTCCTCTTATGGTGAAACGCATTGTGCCAGAGATAAATCGCACCGTTATGCTGGTCAGACGCAAAAACCGCTCTCTGACCCCAGCCGCAGAGGTCATCTGGCAAGAGGTGCGCCAACAGGCCGAGGTGCTGACGCGACAGCGAGCCAACACCTCAGCATTTTAA
- a CDS encoding FlxA-like family protein: MTTISGSSSASTGSTGSSSVSQTASITKQIIKLQDQLKSLSDEKSLTAEQKAEQQQMIESQIAMLEAQLAQIQQQAAEQQQESKAADSGGSKVADGVNRPTEKNKLDVYI, translated from the coding sequence ATGACAACCATTAGTGGCAGTAGCAGCGCATCCACCGGCTCTACGGGAAGCAGTTCAGTCTCGCAGACGGCCAGCATCACTAAACAGATTATCAAACTGCAAGATCAGCTTAAAAGTCTCAGCGATGAAAAGTCTCTGACGGCAGAGCAGAAAGCAGAACAGCAGCAGATGATAGAAAGCCAGATTGCCATGCTGGAAGCCCAGCTGGCACAAATCCAGCAGCAGGCCGCCGAGCAACAGCAAGAGAGCAAAGCGGCAGACAGCGGCGGCAGCAAGGTTGCAGACGGCGTCAACCGCCCGACGGAAAAGAATAAGTTAGACGTCTATATTTAA
- the gltX gene encoding glutamate--tRNA ligase: MKIKTRFAPSPTGYLHVGGARTALYSWLFARNHGGEFVLRIEDTDLERSTQQAIDAIMDGMNWLNLDWDEGPYYQTKRFDRYNTVIDQMLEAGSAYKCYCSKERLETLRENQMANGEKPRYDGRCRDGHEHHAENEPCVVRFRNPQEGSVIFDDQIRGPIEFSNQELDDLIIRRTDGAPTYNFCVVIDDWDMEITHVIRGEDHINNTPRQINILKAIGAQVPVYAHVSMILGDDGKKLSKRHGAVGVMQYRDDGYLPEALLNYLVRLGWSHGDQEIFSIDEMKKLFELDVVSKSASAFNTEKLQWLNHHYINSLAPEYVATHLQWHIEQENIDTRTGPQLAQLVKLLGERCKTLKEMAASCRYFYEEFDEFDADAAKKHLRPVARQPLEVVRDKLAAMSDWTAEGVHQAIQAAADELEVGMGKVGMPLRVAVTGAGQSPALDVTVHAIGQARSVARIEKALAYIATREA, from the coding sequence ATGAAAATCAAAACCCGCTTCGCTCCCAGCCCAACTGGCTACCTGCACGTTGGCGGTGCTCGTACCGCACTGTATTCATGGCTGTTTGCCCGTAATCACGGCGGTGAATTCGTGTTGCGTATTGAAGATACCGATCTGGAGCGTTCAACCCAGCAGGCTATCGATGCCATTATGGATGGCATGAACTGGCTTAATCTCGACTGGGATGAAGGCCCGTACTACCAGACTAAGCGTTTTGACCGTTACAACACGGTTATCGACCAGATGCTGGAAGCCGGTAGCGCCTATAAATGCTATTGCTCAAAGGAACGTCTGGAAACGCTGCGTGAAAATCAGATGGCCAACGGTGAAAAGCCACGTTATGACGGTCGCTGTCGTGACGGCCATGAGCATCATGCGGAAAACGAACCTTGCGTGGTGCGTTTTCGTAACCCGCAGGAAGGTTCAGTTATCTTTGACGACCAGATCCGTGGCCCGATTGAATTCAGTAATCAGGAGCTGGACGATCTGATCATCCGCCGCACCGACGGCGCCCCAACCTATAATTTCTGCGTGGTTATTGACGACTGGGATATGGAAATAACCCATGTTATCCGCGGTGAAGACCATATCAACAACACCCCGCGTCAAATCAATATCCTGAAAGCGATCGGTGCCCAGGTGCCGGTTTATGCGCACGTTTCAATGATCCTGGGCGACGATGGTAAAAAACTGTCAAAACGCCACGGCGCGGTGGGCGTCATGCAGTATCGCGATGACGGCTACCTGCCGGAAGCCTTGCTGAATTATCTGGTGCGCCTGGGCTGGTCTCATGGCGATCAGGAAATATTCAGTATTGATGAAATGAAAAAGCTGTTTGAACTTGATGTGGTAAGCAAGTCAGCCAGTGCCTTTAATACTGAAAAGTTACAGTGGCTGAATCATCATTATATCAATTCACTGGCTCCGGAATATGTGGCGACTCATCTGCAATGGCATATCGAACAGGAGAACATTGACACCCGCACCGGCCCGCAGTTGGCGCAGCTGGTGAAGCTATTGGGTGAGCGCTGTAAAACTCTTAAAGAGATGGCGGCATCCTGCCGCTATTTCTATGAAGAGTTCGACGAATTTGATGCCGATGCGGCGAAGAAGCATCTGCGTCCGGTGGCGCGTCAGCCGCTGGAAGTCGTCCGTGATAAGCTGGCAGCAATGAGCGACTGGACGGCAGAAGGCGTTCACCAGGCCATTCAGGCAGCGGCTGATGAGTTAGAAGTGGGAATGGGCAAAGTCGGCATGCCGCTGCGCGTTGCGGTGACCGGAGCGGGACAGTCTCCGGCGCTGGACGTGACTGTTCATGCCATTGGCCAGGCGCGTAGCGTGGCGCGTATCGAAAAAGCGCTGGCCTATATCGCAACCCGCGAAGCGTAA
- a CDS encoding YfeC-like transcriptional regulator: MKKDWLTPEELAQQTGFSRQTINKWVKKENWTTAPKPGVQGGKARMIHIDERVKIFLKSTRHAAEPGAHYRVNQNTLPALLVTSVQQLSSEEQDKLAALLLREGIQGILQRLGISS; encoded by the coding sequence ATGAAAAAGGATTGGTTAACGCCGGAAGAACTGGCACAGCAAACGGGTTTTAGCAGGCAGACAATTAATAAGTGGGTTAAGAAAGAGAACTGGACTACCGCACCAAAACCCGGCGTTCAGGGTGGAAAAGCGCGTATGATCCATATTGATGAACGCGTCAAAATCTTCCTTAAATCCACCCGACATGCCGCAGAGCCAGGTGCTCACTATCGTGTGAATCAGAATACATTGCCCGCACTGTTAGTCACCTCGGTACAGCAACTGAGCAGTGAAGAACAGGATAAGCTGGCCGCCTTGCTGCTACGTGAAGGCATTCAGGGCATATTACAGCGCTTAGGGATCAGCAGTTAA